A genome region from Coprococcus phoceensis includes the following:
- a CDS encoding phage portal protein, which translates to MNPFQRLGVKISNWWRGEPQNDGGKMTLNSPSFLERIGLKRKGKPTSEVTYFTCLKMLSETLAKMPIKYYQKTDKGIIEAEATDTSKLLSKRPNPFMTPTTFWNTVEINRNHYGNGYVYMRKKFDRKKFGGEIKIVDLWVMQSNCVQIVVDDAGIFAGVGRLWYVYTDPTSGRQYVFSTDEVMHFKTSFSFDGITGLPVQQILRDTVAGASESQAFMNNLYESGLTAKATLEYTGELNEKAKEALVKSFEEFGSGAKNTGKILPVPLGMKLTPLDIKLTDSQFFELKKYNALQIAGAFGVKPNQINDYSKSSYSNSEMQQLSFYVDTELFIIKQYEEEINFKMLPDEDADDGYYYKFNEKVLFRTDSKTQMEYLRNAVNGMIMKPNEARRKLDMEDAEGGDVLLANGSIVPLTMAGAAYLKGESEQENADEPEQPEEETEPDTETEPDETDEAEDEDEQEGGE; encoded by the coding sequence ATGAATCCGTTTCAGAGATTAGGAGTAAAAATTTCAAATTGGTGGAGAGGCGAACCACAGAACGACGGAGGGAAAATGACATTGAACTCACCGTCGTTCCTTGAGCGAATAGGATTGAAAAGAAAAGGAAAACCGACATCAGAGGTCACATATTTCACTTGTCTCAAGATGCTGTCGGAGACCCTTGCGAAAATGCCTATCAAATATTATCAGAAAACGGACAAGGGAATCATTGAGGCAGAGGCGACAGATACATCGAAACTGCTCTCAAAAAGACCGAATCCGTTCATGACACCAACAACATTTTGGAACACGGTTGAAATCAACCGCAACCATTACGGAAACGGCTATGTGTATATGAGAAAGAAGTTTGACCGAAAGAAATTCGGCGGTGAAATAAAAATCGTTGATTTGTGGGTCATGCAGTCAAATTGTGTGCAGATAGTCGTTGACGATGCAGGGATATTCGCAGGAGTGGGGCGTTTGTGGTACGTCTACACAGACCCGACATCCGGTCGTCAATATGTGTTCAGCACGGACGAGGTGATGCATTTCAAAACATCATTCAGTTTCGACGGAATCACAGGACTACCAGTGCAGCAGATTTTGAGAGACACGGTTGCAGGTGCATCCGAATCACAGGCGTTCATGAATAACTTGTATGAGAGTGGTCTGACAGCAAAAGCAACACTCGAATACACGGGAGAGTTGAACGAAAAGGCAAAAGAGGCACTTGTCAAATCGTTTGAGGAGTTCGGCAGCGGGGCAAAGAATACAGGAAAAATTCTGCCTGTTCCGTTAGGAATGAAACTCACGCCCCTCGACATCAAACTGACTGATTCACAGTTCTTTGAACTGAAAAAATATAATGCCCTGCAAATCGCCGGAGCGTTCGGAGTGAAACCGAATCAAATCAACGACTATTCAAAGTCGTCATATAGTAACAGCGAAATGCAGCAATTATCGTTCTACGTTGACACAGAACTGTTCATCATCAAGCAGTATGAGGAGGAAATCAATTTCAAAATGCTGCCGGATGAAGATGCAGACGACGGATATTATTACAAATTCAACGAAAAAGTATTATTCCGAACCGATTCAAAAACACAGATGGAATATTTGAGAAACGCTGTCAATGGAATGATTATGAAACCGAATGAGGCAAGACGTAAACTCGACATGGAAGATGCGGAGGGAGGCGATGTCCTACTTGCGAACGGTAGCATCGTACCGTTGACGATGGCGGGTGCAGCATATTTGAAAGGCGAATCCGAACAGGAGAACGCCGATGAACCGGAACAGCCGGAGGAAGAAACAGAGCCGGACACAGAAACAGAACCGGACGAAACCGACGAGGCAGAGGACGAGGATGAACAGGAGGGAGGTGAATAA
- a CDS encoding terminase large subunit → MAKAGETQDRCTQYALDVVSGKITAGEYVRLACQRHLDDIEKSKAAPYKYYFDVEKSEEIINFAEELTIAEGEENEHVTAYPFQCFILGSLNGWRTKEKSYRRFRTSYVQLGRQNGKSFINGILACYYGNFDGYKYGKIFCTATKQDQANIVFDEVAKFINSDEDLSEWFKVHDHNHTIDCLLTHSEIKALSGDTKSLDGHRAYLGIVDEYHAHKTNQMYKLLEGGIKKLKSALISVITTAGFDLKSPCYKLYEYCCNLLKGVFENDSQFVYIAQMDEHDDRYTPENWIKANPILEFDRDALENLIPIAHTARDMGGEDLRDFLVKQLNMWMQWSNSLYIKDIASWKACAVLKSLKDFRGSKCYVGVDLSSGGDLTSIAIVIPFMVEDTKKYFVHTHSFIPSSRVDEHIKTDKVPYDVWIEKGLVTVTETLGGIKTDYKYIIKYLEDLVREYNLKPQLICYDPHNASAFLSDLEAMGFDSISVTQTAKELNDATVDFRLEILAGNVEIEGMEVGKEGNKIVVPVDSLLVWSIANAKTISNNYGEIKIDKDITTERIDPIDAIIDAWKHAMKEEYRPDVNETVNEWLEQYEKYMKKGGEK, encoded by the coding sequence ATGGCAAAAGCAGGAGAAACACAAGACCGCTGCACACAATACGCCCTTGATGTCGTATCGGGCAAGATAACAGCCGGAGAATATGTCCGTCTTGCATGTCAGAGGCATCTTGACGACATCGAAAAATCGAAAGCAGCACCGTACAAATACTATTTCGACGTTGAAAAGTCGGAGGAAATCATCAATTTCGCAGAGGAATTGACCATTGCAGAGGGCGAGGAAAATGAGCATGTGACGGCATATCCGTTCCAGTGTTTCATTTTAGGGTCGCTCAATGGATGGAGAACAAAGGAAAAGTCATACAGACGATTCAGAACATCCTATGTGCAATTAGGACGACAGAACGGAAAATCGTTCATCAATGGTATTTTGGCGTGTTATTACGGCAATTTTGACGGGTACAAGTACGGAAAAATATTTTGTACGGCTACAAAGCAAGACCAAGCGAACATAGTTTTTGACGAGGTCGCAAAATTCATCAATTCCGACGAGGATTTGTCAGAGTGGTTCAAGGTTCACGACCACAACCACACGATTGACTGTTTGCTGACACATTCGGAAATCAAAGCGTTGTCCGGAGACACAAAGTCACTTGACGGACACCGTGCATATTTGGGAATCGTCGACGAGTATCACGCACACAAAACAAATCAGATGTACAAACTGCTTGAGGGCGGTATCAAGAAACTCAAGTCGGCGTTGATTTCAGTCATTACGACAGCAGGGTTCGACCTCAAGTCGCCGTGCTACAAATTGTATGAGTATTGCTGCAATCTACTCAAGGGCGTTTTCGAGAATGACAGTCAATTTGTCTACATCGCACAGATGGACGAACACGATGACAGGTACACACCGGAAAACTGGATAAAAGCGAACCCGATTCTTGAGTTTGACAGGGATGCACTTGAGAACCTCATTCCGATTGCACACACTGCCCGTGATATGGGCGGGGAGGACTTGAGAGATTTCCTTGTAAAGCAGTTGAATATGTGGATGCAGTGGTCAAATTCACTGTACATCAAGGACATTGCATCATGGAAAGCATGTGCCGTTCTGAAATCACTCAAGGATTTCAGAGGGTCAAAGTGCTATGTCGGAGTTGACTTGTCATCCGGAGGCGACTTGACATCAATCGCAATCGTGATTCCGTTCATGGTGGAGGACACGAAAAAATATTTTGTTCACACACATTCATTCATTCCGTCCTCAAGGGTGGATGAACACATCAAGACCGACAAAGTACCATACGACGTATGGATTGAAAAAGGTCTTGTGACGGTAACGGAAACACTGGGAGGAATCAAGACAGATTACAAATATATCATCAAATACCTTGAGGATTTGGTGAGAGAATACAACCTCAAACCGCAGTTGATTTGTTACGACCCGCACAACGCATCGGCGTTCCTGTCAGACCTTGAGGCGATGGGATTCGATTCAATCTCTGTCACGCAGACAGCAAAAGAGTTGAACGATGCGACCGTTGATTTCAGACTTGAAATCCTTGCGGGCAATGTGGAGATTGAGGGAATGGAAGTCGGCAAAGAGGGCAACAAGATAGTTGTTCCGGTCGACAGTCTGCTTGTTTGGTCGATTGCGAACGCAAAGACCATTTCAAACAACTACGGCGAAATAAAGATTGATAAGGACATCACGACAGAACGAATCGACCCGATTGACGCTATCATCGACGCATGGAAACACGCAATGAAAGAGGAATACCGCCCGGACGTGAACGAAACTGTCAATGAATGGCTTGAGCAATATGAAAAATACATGAAGAAAGGCGGTGAGAAATAA
- a CDS encoding phage terminase small subunit P27 family → MAGQRQPTDLVVMNGRKHLTKAEIEARKNAEVTAPCDKVRPPSYLTPEQKKQFRKIAKELLEIKLISNLDCDALARLLIAQTQYIEITEQIRATPLMEDVPVYEMRENPDTGEKERVQVGTRQVVSGERERLMIIQDRCMKQCRQGASDFGLTVSSRCRLVVPKPQQQKPENKFAKYAN, encoded by the coding sequence ATGGCAGGACAAAGACAACCTACAGATTTGGTTGTGATGAACGGGCGAAAACACCTAACAAAAGCCGAGATTGAGGCACGAAAAAACGCCGAGGTCACAGCACCATGCGACAAAGTGAGACCTCCGTCATATTTGACACCGGAACAAAAGAAACAGTTCCGGAAGATTGCAAAAGAATTACTCGAAATCAAACTGATTTCAAACCTTGATTGCGATGCACTGGCAAGACTACTCATTGCACAAACGCAGTACATCGAAATCACAGAGCAAATCAGAGCAACTCCATTGATGGAGGATGTTCCAGTCTATGAGATGCGGGAAAATCCGGACACGGGCGAAAAAGAACGTGTGCAGGTCGGTACAAGACAGGTCGTTTCCGGAGAAAGAGAACGCCTCATGATTATTCAAGACCGCTGCATGAAACAGTGTAGGCAGGGAGCATCAGATTTCGGACTGACAGTTTCCTCCCGCTGCCGTTTGGTCGTACCGAAACCACAACAGCAAAAGCCGGAGAACAAATTTGCGAAATATGCAAATTAA
- a CDS encoding single-stranded DNA-binding protein, translating to MNKVILMGRLTRDPNVRYTQQNSSQESMCVARYTLAVDRRGTRDGQQSADFISCVAFGKNGEFAEKYLKQGTKIAATGRIQTGSYTNRDGQKVYTTDVVIEEQEFAESKKAAGEQEQNAGYTDAGDGFMNIPDGVDEQLPFA from the coding sequence ATGAACAAAGTCATATTGATGGGTAGGCTCACGAGAGACCCGAATGTCAGATACACACAGCAGAACAGTTCACAGGAATCCATGTGCGTGGCACGGTACACACTGGCGGTCGACCGCAGAGGTACAAGAGACGGGCAGCAGTCAGCGGATTTTATATCTTGCGTCGCATTCGGCAAAAATGGCGAATTTGCAGAGAAGTATTTGAAACAGGGAACGAAAATTGCAGCAACAGGCAGGATTCAGACAGGCTCATACACCAACAGAGACGGTCAAAAGGTATATACGACCGACGTTGTGATTGAGGAACAGGAATTTGCAGAAAGCAAGAAAGCAGCGGGAGAACAGGAGCAAAATGCGGGTTATACGGATGCAGGTGACGGGTTCATGAACATTCCGGACGGCGTTGACGAACAACTCCCTTTTGCGTAA
- a CDS encoding type II toxin-antitoxin system PemK/MazF family toxin has protein sequence MNDIKRGEMFYISRGGASYNGSEQHSDRPAVVVSNNKNNENSNVVEIVYMTTQPKTDLPTHVTVRSTGRISTVLCEQVYSVSTERVGTYIGECTDKEMENIDIALMISLQLDGNMKTSKKYNETIKEQQEEIDSLKKEIEMLQQEHEDAIAEIEQDAAVYVEENKKIANMEKTEDTIRLQTERDTYKTMYEQLLNRLVNGGAA, from the coding sequence ATGAATGACATCAAAAGAGGCGAAATGTTCTATATCAGCAGAGGGGGGGCATCCTACAACGGGAGCGAACAGCACTCCGACCGTCCGGCGGTAGTTGTGAGCAACAACAAGAACAATGAGAACAGCAATGTTGTTGAAATCGTATATATGACGACACAACCGAAAACAGACCTCCCGACACATGTGACAGTGAGGTCAACAGGGAGAATCAGCACGGTATTGTGTGAGCAGGTCTATTCGGTATCAACGGAGCGTGTAGGAACATACATCGGAGAGTGTACAGACAAGGAAATGGAGAACATCGACATTGCTCTCATGATTTCCTTGCAGCTTGACGGCAACATGAAAACCTCAAAGAAATACAATGAGACAATCAAAGAGCAGCAGGAGGAAATCGACAGTCTCAAGAAAGAAATTGAGATGTTGCAGCAGGAGCATGAGGACGCAATCGCAGAGATTGAACAGGATGCAGCAGTCTATGTTGAGGAAAACAAGAAGATTGCAAACATGGAAAAGACAGAGGACACAATCAGATTACAGACAGAAAGAGACACATACAAGACCATGTATGAACAGTTACTCAACAGATTAGTGAATGGAGGAGCAGCATGA
- a CDS encoding ParB/RepB/Spo0J family partition protein yields the protein MAAGFSVKDALNKNSKAGIDESPRARFRTKDISIFKMYRNDMNFYSVEQIEELAGDILMYGLKQNLELVYAPCDKGEYRIVAGERRWEALKYLVSKGYKEFELATSKLTTPQDNDEEQVEIIIANAYRTKTTSDMIEEETRLKASLERMKAAGKKIKGYDLQSGRLRDVISSMLHVSKTKIAQIEAVNNNLIPEWKEELKGERLTFSAAYELSGMTADEQREALGKFTETGELTHKDVKDMKAEKAAGQQVSESDTETENGMNTPEVRAGDDYETPHPEGITSICYSCTEYETCNVKTGTCTSCDQYKNRTEAYKTDEQRYSEEQDAIDRETKKKLREMEQEEKMQNLPSDTQETGQKVHQIRLAKSYFDDVANGIKTFELRKNDRGYKKGDILEMMEFADGKNTGRTVRVLVTYILEDYTGIEDGYCIMATKLMKDGEEHEL from the coding sequence ATGGCAGCAGGATTCAGCGTGAAAGACGCACTCAACAAGAACAGCAAAGCGGGGATTGATGAATCTCCGAGAGCGAGATTCCGGACAAAGGACATTTCAATTTTCAAGATGTACCGGAACGATATGAATTTTTACAGTGTAGAGCAGATTGAGGAACTGGCAGGAGACATCCTCATGTATGGGTTGAAACAGAACCTTGAACTTGTATATGCACCATGCGACAAGGGCGAATATAGAATCGTAGCAGGTGAAAGACGGTGGGAGGCTCTCAAGTACCTTGTGTCAAAGGGATATAAAGAATTTGAACTTGCAACCAGTAAATTGACAACGCCACAGGATAACGACGAGGAGCAGGTTGAAATCATAATTGCGAACGCATACCGTACAAAGACGACCTCCGACATGATTGAGGAGGAAACACGCCTCAAGGCATCTCTTGAACGCATGAAAGCAGCGGGAAAGAAAATCAAGGGATATGACCTGCAATCCGGACGATTGAGGGATGTGATTTCCTCAATGCTGCATGTGAGCAAAACAAAGATTGCACAAATTGAGGCAGTCAACAACAATCTGATTCCGGAATGGAAAGAGGAACTCAAGGGAGAACGCCTCACATTTTCCGCAGCTTATGAATTGAGCGGTATGACAGCAGACGAGCAGCGGGAGGCACTGGGGAAATTCACAGAGACCGGAGAACTCACACACAAAGATGTGAAAGATATGAAAGCAGAAAAGGCAGCAGGGCAGCAGGTGTCAGAATCCGACACAGAGACAGAAAACGGCATGAACACGCCGGAAGTGAGAGCGGGCGACGATTATGAGACACCGCATCCGGAGGGAATCACATCAATCTGTTATTCCTGCACCGAATATGAGACATGCAACGTAAAAACCGGAACATGCACCTCATGCGACCAGTACAAGAACCGTACAGAGGCATACAAGACCGACGAGCAGAGATATTCAGAGGAACAGGATGCAATCGACCGTGAGACAAAGAAAAAACTCCGTGAGATGGAGCAGGAGGAGAAGATGCAGAACCTCCCATCAGACACACAGGAGACCGGACAGAAAGTGCATCAGATACGCCTTGCAAAGTCTTATTTCGATGATGTGGCAAACGGAATCAAGACATTTGAACTCCGAAAGAATGACAGAGGATATAAAAAAGGCGACATCCTCGAAATGATGGAATTTGCAGACGGAAAGAACACCGGACGCACGGTCAGAGTGCTTGTGACATATATCCTTGAGGACTACACAGGAATTGAGGACGGATATTGCATCATGGCAACCAAACTCATGAAAGACGGTGAGGAACATGAGTTATAA
- a CDS encoding DNA cytosine methyltransferase: MENETIQILELFGGIGSPRCALRNLNIPTKAIDYVEINEKAVRSYNSMFREELAYKTQTVAGWNLKPDILIHGSPCQDMSIAGHQGKATGEGRINRGKGSDEGSGTRSSLMWETIHIIENMGEWRPRYVIWENVKNVKSKYMRPNFDRYMVEMERLGYTNNFETLDAREFGLPQARERVFTVSVLNGERFEFDDLIRTPMRNLQEFLEDDASVPDVYDVTQPSVLACIGEKGIRRATVITDCAYTITTRQDRTPAQVIDRGGGRYRYLTERECWRLMGYTDEDFDRAKAVQERNGKYYKALYDQAGNSIAVPIFESIFRKIILHEVA; the protein is encoded by the coding sequence ATGGAAAACGAGACAATACAAATCCTTGAATTGTTCGGAGGAATTGGGTCGCCTCGATGTGCCTTGAGAAATTTGAACATTCCAACGAAAGCAATCGACTATGTGGAAATCAATGAAAAGGCGGTGCGTTCGTACAATTCAATGTTCCGTGAGGAATTGGCATATAAAACACAAACGGTTGCCGGATGGAATCTGAAACCGGACATTCTGATTCACGGTTCGCCCTGTCAAGATATGAGCATTGCAGGGCATCAAGGAAAAGCCACAGGCGAGGGCAGAATCAACAGAGGAAAAGGTTCAGACGAGGGGAGCGGAACACGTTCCTCCCTCATGTGGGAGACAATACATATCATTGAGAACATGGGCGAATGGCGACCTCGTTATGTAATATGGGAAAATGTGAAGAATGTGAAATCAAAGTACATGAGACCGAATTTTGACAGATACATGGTTGAAATGGAGCGGTTAGGATATACGAATAATTTCGAGACACTGGATGCAAGAGAGTTCGGATTGCCACAGGCAAGAGAGCGAGTGTTCACGGTTTCTGTTCTGAATGGAGAAAGATTTGAGTTCGATGACCTTATAAGAACACCGATGCGAAACTTGCAGGAATTTCTTGAGGATGATGCAAGTGTTCCGGATGTCTACGATGTGACGCAACCGTCCGTCCTTGCGTGTATCGGAGAAAAGGGCATCCGCAGGGCAACGGTTATCACAGATTGTGCATATACCATCACAACAAGACAAGACCGGACACCTGCACAAGTCATTGACCGAGGCGGTGGACGCTATCGTTATTTGACCGAGCGTGAGTGTTGGCGATTGATGGGGTACACGGACGAGGATTTTGACAGGGCGAAAGCAGTACAGGAAAGAAACGGCAAGTATTACAAAGCATTATACGACCAAGCAGGAAACAGCATCGCCGTTCCAATATTCGAGAGCATATTCAGAAAAATAATTTTGCATGAGGTCGCATGA
- a CDS encoding ParA family protein produces MRIIAVMSPKGGIGKTTTSDSIAYMLGEEQGKRVLVLDGDPQGDTSKTFGVFEPDGIGMSELLEKHECVGGTYKTGDLIRPTEYSHVDIIPANGYLMKTDMNLLLKSEDNQVTRMREALEEVSDAYDYCICDCGRLLDMVVINILIAAELVIAPVKVGGYEIEALQNLEEQIEDLRDINPDLRIKALMTMRQKNKTSLEVEEWLKAESGFDMFVTPIRRSIIAEKSTTAMIPLPKFSKRGIVSQDYRCVVHELLKEMEG; encoded by the coding sequence ATGAGAATTATTGCAGTAATGTCACCAAAGGGAGGAATCGGAAAAACGACGACATCCGATTCAATCGCCTATATGTTGGGCGAGGAGCAGGGAAAGAGAGTGCTTGTGTTAGACGGAGACCCGCAAGGCGATACATCAAAGACGTTCGGGGTATTTGAACCGGACGGAATCGGAATGAGTGAGCTGCTTGAGAAACATGAATGTGTCGGCGGTACATACAAAACGGGTGATTTGATTCGCCCGACGGAATACTCACACGTTGACATCATTCCGGCGAACGGCTATCTCATGAAAACGGACATGAATCTGCTGCTCAAGTCGGAGGACAATCAAGTCACAAGGATGCGTGAGGCGTTGGAGGAGGTCTCCGATGCATACGATTATTGCATTTGTGATTGTGGTCGACTGCTTGACATGGTAGTCATCAATATTCTGATTGCAGCAGAACTCGTCATCGCTCCGGTAAAGGTCGGAGGATATGAAATCGAGGCATTGCAGAACCTTGAGGAACAGATTGAGGACTTGAGAGACATCAATCCGGATTTGAGAATCAAGGCACTCATGACAATGCGACAGAAAAACAAGACCTCTCTTGAGGTTGAGGAATGGTTGAAAGCAGAATCCGGATTTGACATGTTTGTCACGCCGATTCGCCGTTCCATCATCGCAGAGAAATCCACAACAGCAATGATACCGCTCCCGAAATTTTCAAAGCGTGGGATTGTGTCTCAAGATTACAGATGCGTTGTGCATGAGTTGCTCAAGGAAATGGAGGGGTAA
- a CDS encoding VRR-NUC domain-containing protein, translated as MNMRYAKRSEDTEQINVVSWAGWNMSRYPELKWLFHVPNGGSRNKQEAVKFKQMGVKAGVSDLCLPYPKGSYCGLFVEMKFGNNRQQDTQKEFLADMAAAGHFVATCYSAEEAIKVIEEYLNLSDAVHMERNLNMSIPNNSILKDGKIKN; from the coding sequence ATGAACATGAGATATGCAAAGAGAAGTGAGGATACGGAGCAAATCAACGTCGTGTCATGGGCGGGATGGAACATGAGCCGTTATCCGGAATTAAAGTGGTTGTTCCATGTACCAAACGGAGGAAGTCGAAACAAGCAGGAGGCAGTCAAATTCAAACAGATGGGTGTCAAAGCGGGTGTTTCTGATTTGTGCCTCCCATATCCGAAAGGCTCATACTGCGGGTTATTCGTTGAAATGAAATTCGGGAACAACAGACAGCAGGACACGCAAAAAGAGTTCCTTGCGGATATGGCAGCAGCCGGACATTTTGTTGCAACCTGCTATTCAGCAGAGGAGGCAATCAAGGTCATTGAGGAATATCTGAATTTGTCGGATGCGGTACATATGGAGAGAAATCTGAACATGAGCATCCCGAACAACAGCATCCTCAAGGACGGGAAAATCAAGAATTGA
- a CDS encoding lytic transglycosylase domain-containing protein, translating to MKRRKRQARHAGRRDAFHLTMIAVLMTVLCLMIVNIKEPEQTEEEQPETTHAEVVQNPETIVQTAEETESKYKVFDGMSEDWGSDDLEGFVLYKLPEQYADKGYFPEKMQIYTRCLCKQNDVPYALVLAIIEHESGYEFDKVGDGGQSKGYMQIYEKWHTDRMKRLNCTDLMNPYQNVRVGIDFLSYLLKKYGTVQDALAAYNYGEKGAREHLWSNGVYVYSYNSAIMQRMKEIEEVVGK from the coding sequence GTGAAAAGACGGAAAAGACAGGCAAGACATGCAGGACGACGTGATGCGTTCCATTTGACAATGATTGCGGTATTGATGACGGTGTTGTGCTTGATGATAGTGAATATCAAAGAACCGGAGCAGACCGAGGAGGAGCAGCCGGAGACGACACATGCGGAAGTGGTACAGAATCCGGAAACAATCGTGCAGACAGCAGAGGAGACCGAAAGCAAATACAAGGTTTTCGATGGTATGTCCGAGGACTGGGGGAGCGATGACCTTGAGGGATTCGTGCTTTATAAGTTACCGGAACAGTATGCGGATAAAGGCTATTTTCCGGAAAAAATGCAGATATACACAAGATGTCTATGCAAGCAAAATGACGTTCCCTATGCCCTTGTACTGGCAATCATCGAGCATGAATCCGGATATGAATTTGACAAGGTCGGAGACGGCGGGCAGTCAAAGGGATATATGCAGATATATGAGAAATGGCACACTGACCGGATGAAACGGTTGAACTGCACCGACCTCATGAACCCATATCAAAATGTGAGGGTCGGGATTGATTTCCTGTCGTACCTGCTCAAGAAATACGGCACGGTGCAGGATGCACTTGCAGCGTACAACTACGGTGAAAAGGGTGCGAGGGAACATTTGTGGAGCAATGGCGTGTATGTCTATTCATACAACAGTGCAATCATGCAGAGAATGAAAGAGATTGAGGAGGTGGTCGGGAAATGA
- a CDS encoding rolling circle replication-associated protein has protein sequence MARKRGMQFIPYDYEAAYNKAMEDMHEWFIENLFQHRKKVIYALKEITAGDQFEIEIYPQFRSMDEVPPEGRTIKKDNNKAQKNLNDKNARKYVERLINENFSDCDIWMTLTYDDAHLPPDGDVDAAIKNVQKYIRRINYQRKKRGLPNAKYVYVTAYNPDAEIRWHHHIVMDGALDMETVESCWKQSSRNEVRRLQTDENGLSGMANYIVEEKNRVPSEKRWNSSQGLRDPRIKVVHSKRPAAGGSYKKIGSFVDGMVKDRDSIPEILKKWYPDMDFTNANVYYNDFNCMFYIHARMRKRRIQSEKTEKTGKTCRTT, from the coding sequence ATGGCAAGAAAAAGAGGGATGCAGTTTATCCCGTATGATTATGAGGCAGCATATAACAAGGCGATGGAGGACATGCATGAATGGTTCATTGAGAACCTGTTCCAACATCGAAAGAAAGTGATATATGCACTCAAAGAGATAACAGCAGGAGACCAGTTTGAAATTGAGATATATCCACAGTTCCGGAGTATGGATGAAGTACCTCCGGAGGGGAGGACAATCAAGAAAGACAACAACAAGGCTCAAAAGAATCTGAATGACAAGAACGCAAGGAAATACGTTGAGAGGTTAATCAACGAGAATTTCAGCGACTGTGATATTTGGATGACATTGACCTATGATGACGCACACCTCCCGCCGGACGGGGATGTTGATGCAGCAATCAAGAATGTGCAAAAGTACATCCGACGCATCAACTATCAGAGGAAAAAGAGGGGTCTCCCGAACGCAAAATATGTCTATGTGACCGCATACAATCCGGATGCGGAAATCAGATGGCATCATCACATTGTCATGGATGGTGCTTTAGACATGGAGACGGTTGAATCCTGTTGGAAACAGTCAAGCAGGAATGAGGTTCGCAGGTTGCAGACGGACGAAAACGGTCTGTCCGGTATGGCGAATTATATTGTCGAAGAAAAGAACCGTGTTCCGTCAGAAAAGAGATGGAACAGTTCGCAGGGATTGAGAGACCCACGAATCAAGGTCGTACACTCCAAACGTCCGGCAGCAGGAGGCAGCTATAAAAAAATAGGGTCATTTGTTGACGGTATGGTCAAAGATAGGGATTCAATACCGGAGATATTAAAAAAGTGGTATCCGGACATGGATTTCACGAACGCAAATGTGTACTACAACGATTTTAACTGCATGTTTTACATACATGCACGAATGAGGAAAAGGAGGATACAAAGTGAAAAGACGGAAAAGACAGGCAAGACATGCAGGACGACGTGA
- a CDS encoding helix-turn-helix domain-containing protein: MTQGERVKELRKTLSLTLEKFGQRIGVGKSTVSDLENGRRSFSEHMTKSICREFSVDYMWLTTGEGEMFIDSDDDFIERIDRIMAGEDEARKNLFKFMLELSDEDIAALDHLMKKAIEFTQNNKEKD; the protein is encoded by the coding sequence ATGACGCAAGGCGAACGTGTCAAAGAATTAAGAAAGACTTTATCCCTTACCCTTGAGAAATTCGGTCAGCGTATAGGTGTTGGAAAGTCGACTGTATCTGATTTAGAAAACGGTCGCAGGTCTTTCTCCGAACACATGACAAAATCTATCTGCCGTGAGTTCAGTGTTGATTATATGTGGTTGACCACTGGTGAGGGAGAAATGTTCATCGACAGCGACGATGATTTCATCGAACGCATTGACCGCATCATGGCGGGTGAGGACGAGGCACGAAAAAACCTTTTCAAATTCATGCTTGAGTTGAGCGACGAGGACATCGCTGCACTCGACCACTTAATGAAAAAAGCGATTGAGTTCACACAAAATAATAAAGAAAAAGACTGA